From the Gallaecimonas mangrovi genome, one window contains:
- a CDS encoding pyridoxal-phosphate-dependent aminotransferase family protein — protein sequence MHYQSFIPPRRILMGPGPSDVYPSVLAAQSRPAIGHLDPLFIQMMDELKALLQYAFQTENPMTLAISAPGSAGMEACFVNLVEAGEKVIVCRNGVFGGRMLENVKRLGAEAVVVDSPWGRAVEIEKVQAAIASHPDAKFLAFVHGETSTGALSDAKTLCALAKNAGMLSIVDTVTSLGGVPVKVDEWGIDAVYSGSQKCLSCVPGLSPVSFSPSAVAKIKARKTPVQSWFLDQSLVMGYWQGDGKRSYHHTAPVNSLYALHEALLQLHNEGLERSWQRHQQMHQLLAEGLHELGLHFIVPQAERLPQLNTVTIPDGVNDAAIRSQLLNDYNLEIGAGLGDFAGKAWRIGLMGYGARRENVSLCLAALKAVLSH from the coding sequence ATGCATTACCAATCCTTTATTCCGCCCCGGCGCATTTTAATGGGCCCTGGTCCGTCAGATGTGTACCCGAGCGTATTAGCCGCGCAAAGCCGCCCCGCCATAGGCCACCTTGATCCGCTTTTTATCCAGATGATGGACGAACTTAAGGCTTTGTTGCAGTACGCCTTTCAAACCGAAAACCCGATGACACTTGCCATCTCTGCCCCAGGCAGCGCGGGCATGGAAGCCTGTTTTGTCAATCTGGTTGAAGCCGGTGAAAAAGTCATCGTTTGCCGCAATGGCGTTTTTGGTGGCCGGATGCTGGAGAACGTCAAACGCCTCGGCGCCGAAGCCGTGGTAGTAGATAGCCCTTGGGGAAGAGCGGTTGAAATAGAAAAAGTGCAGGCCGCTATTGCAAGCCACCCCGACGCCAAATTCTTAGCCTTCGTCCACGGCGAAACCTCAACTGGCGCCCTGTCCGACGCTAAAACGCTCTGCGCTTTGGCTAAAAACGCCGGCATGCTCAGCATTGTCGATACCGTGACGTCCCTTGGCGGCGTACCGGTCAAGGTTGATGAATGGGGCATTGATGCCGTTTACTCCGGCAGCCAAAAGTGCCTGTCGTGCGTACCGGGCTTATCGCCGGTTAGCTTCAGCCCCAGCGCGGTTGCAAAAATCAAAGCCCGCAAAACCCCGGTACAAAGCTGGTTTTTAGACCAAAGCCTGGTCATGGGCTACTGGCAAGGTGACGGCAAACGCAGTTATCACCACACCGCCCCCGTCAATAGCCTTTATGCCCTGCATGAAGCCTTGCTGCAATTACACAACGAAGGGCTTGAGCGCAGCTGGCAGCGCCACCAGCAAATGCACCAATTACTGGCCGAGGGTCTTCACGAATTGGGGCTCCATTTTATCGTGCCCCAAGCCGAGCGGCTTCCCCAGTTAAACACGGTAACCATTCCTGATGGCGTAAATGATGCGGCCATTCGCAGCCAACTGCTTAACGACTACAACCTTGAGATAGGGGCCGGTCTTGGCGACTTTGCCGGTAAAGCCTGGCGAATTGGCCTGATGGGTTATGGAGCCCGCCGCGAAAATGTCAGTCTTTGCTTAGCCGCCCTTAAGGCCGTGCTCAGTCATTAA
- a CDS encoding putative bifunctional diguanylate cyclase/phosphodiesterase, translating to MTKNKTTLKSYRDDAVNLLYSNSYSGIFITFIASTVMVFGFLHADVTVKKLVWWFAMQAVLLLRIADILVWRKESTKADFDSLKALKRFVAGSWFSAMLWAGYSLYFYQYASNSELTFNIIIVSAMAGGAANVLAANKTLAISYCTLLILPYSLILVSSDTDYHQLLGYMGLFFSLVLVVSASKSANFTLQSIALKHQNDELLADMELKVEQRTQRIYELSHLDPLTGLYNRTAFLDRFSQRIQAEPERPMALLFIDLDGFKKVNDSIGHDTGDALLKAVASRLITASTAETLFCRWGGDEFLMALPARNQEQVRGFAEALIQSISKPFAIENNTLSISATVGIALYPDHSQNEQELIRLADMAMFDQKRRSSAKAEFFNHSLEQRLKRELQLRDRLVNAIDNQELHLAFQPVINSQSQITGAEVLLRWTLDGEAVSPAEFIPLAEQSGLIHTLGLWVAEQSFTLLSRLEGISLGLNVSLIQLQDPAFIGELHHKLTRTGIAASRVHLELTESVFAADKRLLLERVRQLQRLGFHIAIDDFGTGYSSLSMIQHMSVDTVKIDRSFVASMDTPQGQAIIDTVMQLSKALGFRVVAEGVETAEQAAALHGKGVHLQQGFWHYRPMDFAALTDCLARQEKSPS from the coding sequence ATGACCAAAAATAAAACAACGCTTAAAAGCTATCGCGATGACGCCGTTAACTTGCTCTACAGCAACAGTTACTCCGGTATTTTCATCACCTTTATTGCCAGCACCGTCATGGTATTCGGCTTTTTACATGCCGATGTCACAGTGAAAAAGCTGGTGTGGTGGTTTGCCATGCAAGCGGTGCTTTTGCTGCGCATTGCCGACATTTTGGTGTGGCGTAAAGAAAGTACAAAAGCCGACTTTGATAGCCTTAAGGCCCTTAAACGTTTTGTGGCCGGCTCTTGGTTTTCTGCCATGCTCTGGGCAGGTTATTCGCTGTATTTTTATCAGTACGCCAGCAATTCAGAGCTCACCTTTAATATCATCATTGTGTCAGCCATGGCCGGCGGCGCTGCCAACGTTTTGGCAGCCAATAAAACACTGGCCATTAGCTATTGCACGTTGCTGATACTGCCGTATTCGCTGATTTTGGTCAGCTCAGATACCGACTATCACCAACTGTTGGGTTACATGGGGCTGTTCTTCAGCTTAGTGCTGGTGGTGTCGGCGTCAAAATCAGCCAACTTCACCTTGCAATCTATTGCCCTAAAACACCAAAACGACGAGCTGCTGGCTGATATGGAGCTAAAGGTCGAGCAGCGCACCCAGCGTATTTATGAGCTTTCTCACCTTGACCCGCTAACCGGTCTTTATAACCGCACCGCCTTTTTAGACCGCTTTAGCCAGCGCATTCAAGCCGAACCCGAACGCCCGATGGCGCTGCTCTTTATCGACCTCGACGGCTTTAAAAAAGTCAACGACAGCATTGGCCACGACACTGGCGATGCCTTACTAAAAGCGGTTGCTAGCAGGCTCATCACCGCCAGCACCGCAGAAACACTGTTTTGCCGCTGGGGCGGCGACGAATTTCTGATGGCACTACCGGCGAGAAACCAAGAGCAGGTACGCGGTTTTGCCGAAGCGCTGATCCAAAGTATCTCCAAACCTTTTGCTATAGAAAACAATACGCTATCTATCAGCGCCACCGTCGGCATTGCCCTTTACCCGGACCACAGCCAAAACGAGCAGGAACTGATCCGCTTAGCCGACATGGCCATGTTCGACCAAAAGCGGCGCAGTAGCGCCAAGGCCGAATTTTTTAACCACTCGCTAGAGCAACGCTTAAAACGCGAATTGCAGCTGCGAGACCGTTTAGTGAATGCCATCGATAACCAAGAACTGCACTTGGCATTTCAGCCCGTCATCAATAGCCAAAGCCAGATAACCGGCGCAGAGGTACTACTGCGCTGGACCCTTGACGGCGAAGCCGTATCACCGGCGGAGTTTATTCCGCTGGCCGAACAAAGCGGCCTTATTCATACGTTAGGTCTTTGGGTAGCAGAGCAATCTTTTACCTTATTAAGTCGGCTAGAAGGCATTAGTCTTGGGCTTAATGTGTCTTTGATACAACTGCAAGACCCGGCCTTTATTGGCGAGCTTCATCACAAGCTAACCCGCACCGGCATCGCCGCCAGCCGCGTGCATTTAGAACTAACCGAGTCGGTGTTTGCCGCTGACAAACGCTTGTTGCTGGAACGAGTACGGCAGCTACAGCGTCTAGGCTTTCACATTGCTATTGATGACTTTGGCACCGGTTATTCGTCGCTCTCAATGATCCAGCACATGTCGGTAGACACAGTGAAAATTGACCGCAGTTTTGTTGCCAGCATGGACACACCCCAAGGCCAGGCCATCATTGATACGGTAATGCAATTATCAAAAGCGCTTGGCTTTAGAGTGGTTGCCGAGGGCGTTGAAACGGCCGAACAAGCCGCGGCCCTTCATGGCAAAGGCGTGCACCTTCAGCAGGGTTTTTGGCATTACCGGCCCATGGATTTTGCCGCCTTAACAGACTGCTTGGCCAGGCAAGAAAAATCCCCGTCGTAA
- the rluA gene encoding bifunctional tRNA pseudouridine(32) synthase/23S rRNA pseudouridine(746) synthase RluA — MQPLVYRPPTAPLSILLEDKDLLVVDKPSGLLSVPGRQAEHKDSVVTRVREQYPQAEAVHRLDMDTSGILVLALNKNAERNLKSQFQERQTHKGYQALIWGCPEERSGQVELPLVCDWPNRPKQMVSFEHGKHALTHYKVTEQYADSSRVEMTPVTGRSHQLRVHMQALGCPILGDRFYATGDALASASRLMLHAHWLQIAHPVSGDKLRLVAPLPF; from the coding sequence ATGCAGCCCCTGGTTTATCGCCCCCCCACAGCACCACTGAGCATTTTATTGGAAGACAAAGATTTGCTGGTGGTCGACAAGCCGTCGGGGCTGTTGTCGGTGCCTGGCCGCCAGGCCGAGCATAAAGACTCCGTTGTGACCCGGGTGCGCGAACAGTATCCGCAGGCAGAAGCGGTGCATCGCCTGGATATGGACACCTCAGGTATTTTGGTACTGGCCCTTAACAAAAATGCCGAGCGCAACCTAAAAAGCCAATTTCAAGAGCGCCAAACCCATAAGGGCTATCAAGCACTGATTTGGGGCTGCCCAGAAGAGCGCTCCGGGCAGGTAGAGCTGCCGCTGGTCTGTGACTGGCCAAATCGCCCAAAACAAATGGTGTCTTTCGAGCACGGCAAACATGCCCTTACCCACTATAAAGTGACCGAGCAATACGCAGACAGCAGCCGCGTAGAAATGACGCCGGTCACAGGCCGCTCCCACCAGTTACGGGTGCACATGCAAGCGCTCGGTTGCCCAATACTCGGCGACCGTTTTTACGCAACCGGCGACGCCCTTGCTAGCGCATCGCGGCTGATGCTTCATGCCCACTGGCTACAAATCGCTCACCCCGTCTCCGGCGATAAGCTACGCTTAGTGGCGCCACTACCCTTTTAA
- a CDS encoding lytic transglycosylase domain-containing protein yields the protein MDLPPPTDVPVQELRLCVAKAALDFKLASSLLYAIIKAEAGKKGSMNLNSNGTLDLGVAQINSIHLPQMQQYYPHLTIKDIAYNTCTNVHIAARLLRRHLDATHGNIWEAVGRYHSQTDQFKEKYQQRVVSYWLELSKAKR from the coding sequence ATGGATCTGCCACCGCCAACCGATGTACCCGTTCAAGAATTGCGCCTTTGCGTGGCGAAAGCGGCGCTGGACTTTAAATTAGCCAGCTCCTTGCTTTATGCCATCATCAAAGCCGAAGCGGGCAAAAAGGGCAGTATGAACCTCAACAGCAATGGCACCTTGGACCTGGGCGTCGCACAAATCAATTCCATTCACTTGCCACAAATGCAGCAGTACTACCCACACCTGACGATTAAAGATATTGCTTATAACACCTGCACCAATGTGCATATTGCCGCCAGACTGCTCAGGCGCCACCTCGATGCAACCCATGGCAACATTTGGGAAGCGGTGGGGCGTTATCATTCCCAAACTGACCAATTTAAAGAGAAGTACCAGCAACGAGTCGTTAGCTACTGGCTAGAGTTGTCCAAGGCCAAACGCTGA
- a CDS encoding tryptophan 2,3-dioxygenase family protein yields the protein MRKNSNACYYSDYLQLSKLLDAQAMESEKQGAPAHDEMLFIITHQAYELWFKQLLFELKSVMALFAEAVLDDNALATVVHRLKRFTAIQKLINEQISVLETMSPQEFLEFRDYLVPASGFQSVQFKELEIRLGLRRGQRTAADQAFFYSRLNDQDRAYLQAIEQQDSLSCQLQRWLSRLPLLAFDGFAFWSHYQRGAKAMLDSDEAIIRATFEGDELAQQLSELNGTRQRFMALFDEKHYQKLLAQGQLRFSHDALMSALFINLYRDEPLFQLPFQLLTTLMEIDEQFTAWRYRHVLMVQRMLGSKIGTGGSSGSDYLRRNTEANRLFGDLYAISTYLLPKHALPALPEAVKKRLGFSLSGE from the coding sequence ATGCGCAAAAATTCTAACGCCTGCTATTACAGCGATTATTTGCAACTTAGCAAATTACTTGACGCCCAAGCCATGGAAAGTGAAAAGCAGGGCGCTCCGGCACATGATGAAATGCTTTTCATCATTACCCACCAAGCTTATGAACTGTGGTTTAAGCAGCTGCTGTTTGAGTTGAAATCGGTAATGGCGCTGTTTGCCGAAGCGGTTCTTGATGACAACGCGCTTGCAACAGTGGTGCACCGACTAAAGCGTTTTACCGCCATTCAAAAGCTCATTAACGAGCAAATTAGCGTGCTGGAAACCATGTCGCCGCAGGAGTTTTTAGAATTCCGAGACTACCTGGTGCCGGCCTCTGGTTTTCAGTCGGTGCAGTTTAAAGAGCTGGAAATTCGCCTGGGCTTGCGGCGCGGCCAACGCACAGCGGCCGACCAGGCGTTTTTCTATTCACGGCTCAATGACCAAGACCGGGCCTACCTGCAAGCAATAGAGCAACAAGACAGCTTGAGCTGCCAGTTGCAGCGCTGGCTGTCGCGGTTGCCATTGTTGGCATTTGACGGCTTTGCTTTTTGGTCGCACTACCAGCGCGGCGCCAAGGCCATGTTGGACTCTGATGAAGCCATTATTCGCGCTACCTTTGAGGGCGACGAGCTGGCTCAGCAATTGTCTGAACTTAACGGCACTCGCCAGCGCTTTATGGCGCTATTTGATGAAAAACACTATCAGAAACTGTTAGCACAGGGGCAGCTGCGTTTTAGCCACGACGCCTTAATGTCGGCACTTTTTATTAACCTCTACCGTGACGAGCCGCTGTTTCAACTGCCGTTTCAGCTACTCACCACCCTGATGGAAATTGATGAGCAGTTCACGGCTTGGCGCTACCGCCATGTGTTGATGGTGCAGCGCATGTTGGGTTCAAAAATTGGTACTGGCGGTTCATCCGGCAGCGATTATTTGCGTCGCAATACCGAGGCGAATCGTCTTTTTGGCGATCTGTATGCCATATCAACCTACCTGCTACCCAAGCATGCTTTGCCTGCGCTACCCGAGGCGGTGAAAAAGCGCCTTGGTTTTAGCTTGAGTGGCGAATAA
- a CDS encoding histone deacetylase family protein, translating to MLPLVYHSSYSFPLPANHRFPVGKYALLKNALAGDFAAVAHQYFSAEPDADYPRCWHEPNYVEGFLTQSLPTMMARRIGFPMSDKLIERTLAANKGTLLTAELALEHGLALHLSGGYHHAHFDKGGGYCIFNDLAMAAQTLVAQGRARRVLVFDCDVHQGDGTATMLAKHPDCISVSVHAARNYPAKKPDSDLDIALAAGLTDHDYLSAMVDALELSLRYFQPDLVLYDAGVDIHSDDELGYFNVSSQGLYQRDYQVLKRCLEKDIPVAAVIGGGYQTELQKVVDLHRLLFKAAAALKP from the coding sequence ATGCTGCCGCTGGTTTACCACTCAAGTTACAGCTTTCCTTTGCCGGCCAATCATCGCTTTCCGGTCGGCAAATACGCGTTGCTCAAAAACGCTCTGGCCGGCGATTTTGCCGCCGTTGCTCACCAATACTTTAGCGCCGAGCCAGACGCTGATTACCCAAGGTGCTGGCACGAGCCAAATTACGTTGAGGGCTTTCTCACTCAAAGCCTGCCCACCATGATGGCGCGGCGTATTGGTTTTCCCATGAGCGACAAACTGATTGAGCGCACCCTGGCGGCCAATAAAGGCACCTTGCTCACGGCAGAGCTGGCGCTGGAACATGGCCTTGCCTTGCACTTGTCCGGTGGCTACCACCATGCCCATTTTGATAAAGGCGGCGGTTATTGCATCTTTAACGACTTAGCCATGGCGGCCCAAACCCTGGTGGCACAAGGCCGTGCCAGGCGAGTACTGGTATTTGACTGCGACGTACACCAAGGTGACGGCACCGCCACCATGCTTGCCAAGCATCCTGACTGCATTAGCGTGTCAGTGCATGCCGCCCGCAACTACCCGGCCAAAAAGCCCGATTCTGACCTGGATATTGCACTGGCCGCCGGTCTGACCGACCACGACTACCTCAGCGCCATGGTTGATGCCCTTGAGCTGTCGCTGCGTTACTTTCAGCCTGACTTGGTGCTCTATGATGCCGGTGTCGATATTCACAGCGACGACGAACTGGGGTATTTCAACGTCAGCAGCCAAGGCCTTTATCAACGTGATTATCAGGTGCTAAAACGCTGCCTTGAAAAAGACATTCCGGTGGCCGCGGTGATTGGCGGTGGCTACCAAACCGAACTGCAAAAGGTGGTTGATTTGCACCGGTTGCTTTTTAAAGCCGCCGCCGCTTTAAAGCCATAA